Genomic window (Aquimarina sp. BL5):
TCAAATTATATACCTAGAATCATTGGTTTTCTATTGATTCTAGGTGCTTTAGGTTACGCTATTGATGGATCTTCAAAATTATATTTAGCTAGTTATAGTGAATATCAGTCTTATTTTGAGGCTATTGTAATTTTTACTGGTGTAATTGGTGAGTTGTCTTTTACAATTTGGTTATTGGTGAAAGACTTTTCTCAAAAAAAACTTTAGTATATGATTTCTTTAAAGGACTATGTAAAAAGACGAAATGGTGTTCCGCTTGGACATTCGAATTCTTTAGGTAATATGCTAAAAAGGTCTTTGGGAGCAAAATCTTTTGATTTGTTTTGGATACACTGTAATCCTATATGGAATTACTACCTCAATAAATATATTTACAAACCATTAAAAAGGATAGGTCATTCGTATGCGGCCATAGTCTTAACCTTTGGTTTTTCAGGTTTTGTACACGATTTAAT
Coding sequences:
- a CDS encoding MBOAT family O-acyltransferase, whose amino-acid sequence is MISLKDYVKRRNGVPLGHSNSLGNMLKRSLGAKSFDLFWIHCNPIWNYYLNKYIYKPLKRIGHSYAAIVLTFGFSGFVHDLIGLLIYGKLSFLFTIWFMIMGIIVAIFKRNGLAYKVQKEELNYGFNSILILVSFLLAKCVLNGIHFFKT